The genomic DNA CCAAGTCAAAGTTGTTTTATATTGTACTGCATCCTTAGGGGTTTTCCCGGGAACAGTTAGTGAGATTGCCCGTGTGATTGTGGCATTTACTTGCTGTCCTTGTTGATTTTTTTCGGTCACTTTTTCTGCTTGCCCCCACAGCGTGATCCACGTTCCGGCGCCGGTCTTTTCTGGGGCTTGCATGACAACAGTTTCTGCGCCCGCAGCATCTAATTGAATGTTTGCGGTAGCAGTTGGCGGCAATACGTCCGTCGCATTTGAGCGCACACTGGGCTCAGTAAAGGCGACGGTGGCGCCTGTTAATTCTTTGTGTAATGTTTCTGCATTACGAAATTGACCATTTTGTTTCACTTTTAAAACCCAGCCAGCATTGGTTCCCCGTAAATCACTTACTTGTACATAATTAGCAGTTGCCAATTCACTTGCTGAACCATCTGGATTTTTATAGGTTTGCGCTCTGGCAAAATACGTTTGATCCTTATTCGATATCTCATTACTCCCAAAATCCAAACTTGAGGCATAATCGATGGAAAGTGGCCCAGGTGTGCCTGGATTAGGTCCATCAGGATTCGTTGGATCGACTGGTCGAACTGGTTTTTCTGGATCGGGATTTTCTGGATTTACTGGATCCGTCCCATCTGTGCTTGGGGTAAAAACAATCGACTGTTCGCTATCAAAAACGACCGTCGCCGCTTCAGCAGGAACAGTGGCGCCAAGCAACATTGTTCCGAATAACAAGGAGTAGACGACTGTTTTTTTCATTTACTTAGCCTCCAACATTCGTTGGTACAGATTTCAATGTCCATGTTAAGGTCGTACGATATTCTTTTGCTAATTTAATCGCTTTACCTGGGACATTTAATTTCACGGCAGTAGCACCTTCTGTCGCATCTTTCCCAAAACGATAGACCCAAGTCCCCATTCCTTTGCCATCTTCTGCTTTGACTAATTCTACTTCTGTTCCAGGAACAAAGGTATGTGCTGCTGTTGGTGTTGGCGCGTATGCGGCATCAACAATCGATGTCACACCTGCATTGGCAATCGATAAAGCGGCCCCCACTAATTCTTCATTTTGGGCTGTTTTGAATTGCCCATTTTGTACAGCGCTTAACGTCCAGCCTTCTTGTGTCCCACGTTTATCCGTTACCTGAACATAGTTGGGACCTGTTGTTCCATCTTTAAATGTTTGAATTTGTGCGTAATAATCTTTCGTATCGGAAGTGATTTTTTGGGCGCCAAATTGAAAGCTTGAAGCATAGTCAATTGATAAGGGGCCTGCAGTCCCTGGTTTTGGTCCAGTTGGGTCAGTTGGATCTTCTGGTTCAACTTTTTCATCTGGATTGGTTGGATTAACTGGCTTCGTTGGATCTGTATCTGGTTCAAATGTAATGGCGCCATTACTTGTATAGTTCACGTTAATGTCTTCCGCAAATGCTTGTTGTGTCGCTAGGACACCGCTAAATCCTACAATCCCTACTACTGCTAATACTTGCTAATACTGTTTTTTTCATCTTCTCTTCTCCTTTTAATAAATAATATGCCTATAGTGATAAGGCTGATTCCCAAATAAATAAATGGTGCTTGATTGGTGGTACCTGTCGCTGGTAATCTTCCTTGTCGCGATCCATATACGCCAGAAGAAAGGACGGATGAAGCGCCTCCGTCAGCTGGCTTGGTGGGTTCGGTCGTTGTGGAAGAATTACTAGTCGCTGTTGTCGACTCTTCTGTGGGATATTCATACGTTCCATAAAAGGAGACAACACCACTATTTTCATAAGCTGCTTCCCCAAACGCAGTGTCTGAATGACAGAAGCTGAAAAGACCTAAAAAACAACTAAGCAAAAGGTATTTTTTCATCTCACTTCTCTCCTCCTTGTTATGGTGCCATGACTAATGACCATGACAATGTCCCTTTGAATTCGCCAACTTTTTGTTTCTCGACTGGCACAGATAGTTTAAGTCCCCGTTGGTTTGCCGCACCCCAACCTTGGTTAATTGTATAACTACCTGAACCGGAGCCTTCATTTTCTGTAACAACCGTATCTCCTTTATTGAGTAAAAATTCTCCTTTGTCTGTAACCAATGACAAATCTTCCAATTGATCTGTGCCGTTCGTTAAGGGATTCGTTACCTGAACATTCAGTTTCCAAGGCGTACTTTCTGTCCCGCGTGTGTCTTGAACGACTAAATCATCTGAAAGAGTTGGCCAGTAAACTTCTGGCTTGGCAGAAATTTTTTGTTTGCCAAAATCAATTGTTTTAGGTACTTTTTCTAACGTTAATTCACCTGAAATAGACACATTGACTTTTTTATTTAACGTTTCACCAGCTTCTGTAAATTGATAATTGGCTGGTACCGTTTTGGCTAATTCTTCTGGTTTCGCTTGCTGAATGGCTTGGAAGGTTGCGGCATCAAGACTTGGTGTTTGATTGGCCCGACCATCTGCAAAAATCACCGTTGCTTGTGTCCATTGTGCCAACTCGTCTGAATTCGTTAAGCCATTTGCTTCTTTTAATTTCAAATGCGCACTTGTCGCATACAAGGCAAACGAACGATCTTTGGCAAGGACACTTTCATTTTTCACAACAACTAAATGAACCGTTTTGTTTTGCAAATTATCTCCTGACGTCCCTGCTTCTAATTGAATATCATGTGTCCGCGATACAGTTTTTTCTGCTAACGGTGCTTGAATTTGTGGTAAATCCGTCTCTTTTAATGAGGTCTTGAAAAACGGCCGACCTTTTGCGCCAAGCATTTCTATTACTTTATCGACAGTCGTTAGTTGCGCTGCCTCATCTTCTGTGACAATCACCGATTGCCCCGAAAGTTCCACTTTATTTGAAAATTGAACTTTCACCTGATAACTGTAGTTCATATTCGTCGCTTTCCATGAAAGCGGGGTGGTATCTTTTTGCTCTGGAATTTGCTCTATCGCGCTCCCAACTTCACTAGACTTAACCGTTCCTTGGTGCAACCAAGAACCTGTTACTTCGTCAGGAAGGAAGCTTAGGGTTGGTGTTAAAGCACTTGAGGTCGGAATCATCAAACGTCCTTTTTGAACTTTTTGTCCAGCTACTTCGGTGCCCCACGCTTGTAAGGTTAATGGCGCATTGCCGGCTTTGACCTCTTTTACATCATGAGAAATAGTACCTGCACCTGCCACAATTCCAGGCATTTCCACTTCGTAATCGATGATGGAGCCAGGAATTGCTATTCCATAGCCATTGGCGCCCTTGGTCACATCGTTATCGCCAATAAATGTTTTTCCAGTCGCTTTTTCAATCCCATGAAACGTTGTTGGCGTAAGTTTTGTAGCATTATTGACCGTTGGATTAATCGTCAAGACCTGATAGGCTTTGACATTTCCAAACCAAGTCCCTGTGCTATCCACCAAAGCAGTTGTATCTGTCGTTGGTTTAATCCATAAAAGTTCATCTTTTGTTGGATCGACAGCTTCAAAATCCGCAATGTTTACTTTACCTGTACCAGGAATTGTTTCTAATGTTGCATGATCCTGAACCGTTAGTTTGCTAGCTGAAATTAAATTGGCTGTGTTGGTGATCCCAATTCCAGCGTTTTTAGATAGATGAATTGATCCGAATTCATTGTAAGTCGTACTATGGTTCGCGGCAGTAGCAGAAACGCCATTTTTGATGTTCCCACCATTAGCCATTAATTTAATGCCATTGGTGACATTTAATTCCGTAAAGTTGACAACGCCTAAGCCTGTCGCATTTAGTGGTTCTGTTTGATAGTTATTGGTGCCGTCAACGTTAGTCCCAAAGTTAAAGGCCACTTTATTTGAACTAGCATTCACAATTGCATTAGTGAAATTATCTGTTGATGAACCACCGGATAAACCGTTAATACTAACTGCACCTTGAACATTTGCGGTAACATCACGTAAGATTTTTCCGCCACTGATATTGGAATACTGTGTCGCATATAAATTTCCAATACTAGAACCCGCTGCTTGAATATTCATTGTAATCTTGCCGTTCTTGGTATACGCAGCATTGGTTCCACCATCACCGTAAATGCTGGCCCCATTTAGAGATTCCACACCTGTTTTAGTGAAAATATTTAAAGTAATTGTGTTTGATTCATCCGTTCCTAGTGTCGTATTTTGACCATAGGGCCGACCACCAGTAATGTAGGTATTACCAGGCAACTTAAACTCTCCGTTGTAATTTCTTAAATCAATTAAGAGTTTGGCATTTCCAAGAAGTGAGCCCGCATTGGTAATCCCACCTGAAAAACCGTTCGCGCCTGTCCGAGGAGTTCCTGAGAAATTTCCTCCGTAGATGCGATTGTCTGAATTACCAGTAATTGTATGGCCACCGCTTGCTCCATAAGAAGCACCCATCGAAGCATTAATTACTCCTTCATAAACCGTTACACCGACATTCCCAACATTTTTGGCATCATTCCAGCCACCGCCTGAAAGAAACCAATCGACTTGACCATTATTAACGATTGTTTGACCGTTTCCATAAACTCGAGCTGCTTGATAGCCTGTTCCTTCTAATGTGTCAGCAATCCCGCCATTCAATGTGTTAGAAGTATTGCCTTCAACGACACCTGAAAAAGAGCCACCATATGTCCAGCGAGCAATGGTATTATTTAAAACAGTCTTAGTATCTCCTTTTATATAGATATCCCAAGTATCATTACTAGCAGGATAGCCGCCGCCACCAACAATATCCCAACCTGAACTATACCCACGACTTTTATCGGTCGTTGAATAATCTAAGCTTGTCGGTTTTGCGCCTGAATAAGCCATACCATCGCCACCTAAGGACCCATCACCATTCGCTGTTCCCACTTCAATTGTTGTATTTCCTTCGATATAACCGCCGCGGCCAGCTGCAGTTGAGTAAATTGCACCATTATTAAACGAACCGCTGACTAATTTAGAAGAAATATTTCCAAAAACTTTAAAAGCTGCTGCTGATTTGGCTAATTCTGCTCTTTGTTGTGGTGTATAAGCATCATACGTTGCTTCATTTGAGGCCCCAATTTGACTCTTGTTAAATTTCGAAACATTGTTACCAGCACCGCCGTTAAAATCATTAATACCACCAGCGGAATTCGTTCCTGCTGTAACCACATTCGTAATATCTCCGATGATCGTTCCAGAATATTGGTTGCCTCCTTCAAAATCTGCACGACCCGCACTATACAACTGTGTATTTAAATTTGTAGTAATTCCATCAGTCGCACGATTCGTTCCTATATCGCCGCGGGAAGAGCCACCAATAAAACGTTGACCCGCTGTATACCAACGGCCATATCCAGAAATATCGTTTGTTACTTTTCCACCAATATTTCCGTATTGAACACCGCCATAATACGTACTTAATTGGAAACCTGTAGCAGCATTCGTAATCGCAACCTTTGTTGAGACGTTACCAGTAACATTCGCTGTGTTGGTTGCGTTGGTCCCATAACCGCCCCCATAAATTGAAGCAATTCTGCCACCAGAATCATTGACAACCAATGAAGTATTCCCAGTCACTGTCCCAATATTGGCGCCCCCACTTAATGTATTTAGTCCGCTCCGTGTATTGTTAATAACAATCGTAGGATTTCCAGCTAAATTACCACCATTTTGGTTTCCGCCATAGAAATTCCATGTCCCTGTACCTGTACTATTTACTGTTAAAGTTGGGTTTCCTGAAACATCTCCTGTATCCGTTCCACCGTATACGGTCAGACCGTTTCCACTAGAGCCGCCATTCAAGTTCAAACTGTAACCATTTAAATACATATTCGTACCTGTATAGTTTAGATTTCTCAAAGTGATGTTTGAGCCAAAATGGATATTTTGATTAAATCCTAACGTCTTAGAACCCGTTGGCGCCGTTTGATCCATACTAATCGGATCCGCGCTGTTTCCAGTAATCACTAAATGATTGACCTTACCTTGCAAGGCGTAAAAGGTCATATTACTTGCCGTAACGGTGTCAGGAATCACTTTAGCGGTGGTCGCCGCACTCGTCGTAATATTGTTTCCTATATAAAGAGTGAAATCGCCATTGTTCCCCTGTTGATACAAATCAAACAAGGCTTCTTTCAAGCCAGCCTCTGTCGATGCATATTCTTTGTACGCTGCTCCATCTCCTGCAGGACTTGGCACAACAATCACTTTTGTTTTATCTGCAGGAGCAATTGTGTCCGCAATGGACTGATCAATTGAAACAGCTCTGGCCATGCGTGTCAGTTTCTGTTTAAAGACAGCCGTAAGTTGTGTATCTTCTGAAAACTCTAATTGAAGAAGTTCTTCATTTGTATATGTTTTTCCTTGGTAAGACCAGCCAACGAAAGTCGCATTTTCCTCACTATTCGCCCATTTTGGTAATTCTTCTGTCCGAAGTGGCTGATTTTTTTCTTTTACCACTTGATAACTTTTGGCATCATTTAGAAACAAAGCTTGATCCGTTGTTTCAAAGGTCAACGTGATTTGCTTCTGCTCTTCGCTTGGTTTTGTTTCTGTGGAAGAGGTGGTTACTTTTTCTGTGATAGCACTAGATTCCGTCATTGATGACTGTTCTATAGAATGTGCGCTGCTTTCTTTTGTTGCTTCACTTGTACTGGTTTCTGCTGTTTTTGGCTGTGTCTGCGTACGTTCTGCTTGTTGCTCCCCTTCAATCGCCCACGCTGAAACAGATAAAAATGGTTGTACAAGTAAACAAGTTGCCAATAAAACAGCGATTTTCTTTTTCATTAACTTCATCACTCCTCCCTCGAAGTAAACTTTCCACAACCAACCTATGGCTCAAGTATACGAAGTTTTCTTCTGATTTTTTTAAAGATATTTTCTTAATTTCAAAAAAAAAATTTATTTTTTAATTTTCTTTTTGTTAACTAAACGAATTTTTTGCTGTTTTTGTAAGATAAAAATGTTAATTTGTTCACAAAAATAACAAAAACGTTGTTTTTAACATTAAAATTAACAAACGAGTTCGTAGTATAGCACGGATTTTTTCTCATGTAAACATCATTAAATAAACATTTTTGTTTAATTTATACATATTTCTCAGCTGAAAAAATGACAAAAATAAATAAACAGAGGCCTTAGAAATATTTCTAAGGCCTCTGTTTATTTATACGTATTCACAAACTGGACTGTTTCTTGGTAACATTGTTTAGCTTCTTTTGTTTGATAGTCGAATTGATATTCGTGGGTGATCGTTGCTTTCTTATCTTTGAAAAAGAGAGCTGAAACTGGAACATTTAAAGTTTTTAACCGCTGAACCAAGGCTAGTCCTTGCTCTTGGAATGAAAAGCTATTGCCATCTGTTAGATACGTCGGGGGAAATTCTTTGGTGACTTTATCCACTAAACTCACTTCTTGCAGTTCTGCACTCGTCTGCCAGTCTTTAGTGCCGAGCAAGGACCAAGCCACTGTTTTAACGAAAAATTTCATAAAACGATTATCACTTTGTTGGTTGGCCATTTGTTTCAAATCCACCGGACCACAATACGAGAGCGTGCCTTTTAAATGGCTAGCCGGCAATGCTGCAGTCATCCCTAGTTCTTTGGCATAGTTGGCATTGGTTTGAACTGTTGCATATTGTAGAGCAATCTGTGCACCCGCACTGTCCCCGCCAATAAAAAGCTTAGATAAATCTAACATGGGATACGCTTGTTTCTTTTCTAATAAAAATTGAACAAGTTCATTGACCTGCTGGAGCTGGCTTGGATAAGGTGCGTCTGGTGCTAATTCATAATTCATTGAAATAAAGGCAACTGAGGAATCAGCCACTAAACGTGTCGCAAACTCTTTCATCCCAGACTTATCTCCTCCCACATAGC from Enterococcus faecalis includes the following:
- a CDS encoding WxL domain-containing protein, giving the protein MKKTVVYSLLFGTMLLGATVPAEAATVVFDSEQSIVFTPSTDGTDPVNPENPDPEKPVRPVDPTNPDGPNPGTPGPLSIDYASSLDFGSNEISNKDQTYFARAQTYKNPDGSASELATANYVQVSDLRGTNAGWVLKVKQNGQFRNAETLHKELTGATVAFTEPSVRSNATDVLPPTATANIQLDAAGAETVVMQAPEKTGAGTWITLWGQAEKVTEKNQQGQQVNATITRAISLTVPGKTPKDAVQYKTTLTWLLSDVPVNNGGK
- a CDS encoding LPXTG cell wall anchor domain-containing protein produces the protein MKKYLLLSCFLGLFSFCHSDTAFGEAAYENSGVVSFYGTYEYPTEESTTATSNSSTTTEPTKPADGGASSVLSSGVYGSRQGRLPATGTTNQAPFIYLGISLITIGILFIKRRREDEKNSISKY
- a CDS encoding WxL domain-containing protein, which produces MVGFSGVLATQQAFAEDINVNYTSNGAITFEPDTDPTKPVNPTNPDEKVEPEDPTDPTGPKPGTAGPLSIDYASSFQFGAQKITSDTKDYYAQIQTFKDGTTGPNYVQVTDKRGTQEGWTLSAVQNGQFKTAQNEELVGAALSIANAGVTSIVDAAYAPTPTAAHTFVPGTEVELVKAEDGKGMGTWVYRFGKDATEGATAVKLNVPGKAIKLAKEYRTTLTWTLKSVPTNVGG
- a CDS encoding alpha/beta hydrolase — encoded protein: MKRKIVRFILWLLGILVVICLGVFLAFQLSPKPGAWVINQLFAGEVEIKDSASYDKALPNVQLQENQTYPSSRKKNTFDLYYPQTSKQAVPVVLWVHGGGYVGGDKSGMKEFATRLVADSSVAFISMNYELAPDAPYPSQLQQVNELVQFLLEKKQAYPMLDLSKLFIGGDSAGAQIALQYATVQTNANYAKELGMTAALPASHLKGTLSYCGPVDLKQMANQQSDNRFMKFFVKTVAWSLLGTKDWQTSAELQEVSLVDKVTKEFPPTYLTDGNSFSFQEQGLALVQRLKTLNVPVSALFFKDKKATITHEYQFDYQTKEAKQCYQETVQFVNTYK